From the Thermoplasmatales archaeon genome, the window ATCGCATTGCTCCAAAATGCTTAACTGGTATGTTTACCTCAAGATTGATTGTCATCCCTAGCCAGAATTGTATGATCAAGAGACCAAGGAGGAGAAAGATTACATTTCGTATATTCACGATAATGTTTGTCTTTGCAGATCTTACTTCGTTATTCTTTATTTCTATCACCTTGTCGTTTCTTACAGATATGTTTCCAATACCTTATTATAAATTCGTTACTTCTGGGGTAACAATGACAGAGGTACATGATCATCTTCTAAAAATAGGCTTGTCTCAAAACGAGGCAAGGATCGTAGAATGCCTGATCACTATTGGTGTTGCGAGTGCTTCTGATATTCACTGAGAAACGCTTGTTCTAAGGAATAAAATATATGAGACTATAGAAAGACTCATTAATTCGGGGTTTGTTGAAATTCAGCCAGGACGGCCGGTTTTGTTCAAGCTAAACGATATTGAAAAGATCCTCTCGTTGATGATAGAGGAAAAGAGAAAGTCGGTTGAAAAAATATTACAGTTTTGCAAATCAGGGATTCTGGAAAACACGAAAAGGGAAGATCCATGGGAGAGGTGCCATTAGGATACGACTCTCGAATTTAGCATATTCTGCATCAACTAGTATTTTTATGTTCGGTGGCTACCCGAATTCATACATTGAGCGTGTTGCGACGTTGGCAAAAAACCTCACGAAAAGTGGAGCAACTGTTAGGTTAGTTTGCATGTTAAAATCTACTGACAAACTACCAGATTCCAAGAATCGCATCAAATTAATAGAATATAGAACGATCAAATTAAGTGCTGTCAATAGTGTAAAAATAGATGAATATGATACCTGAATCATCAATGGACTCCAACAGACTACAGGCCTCGGATGTGCCTTGGTAATAGATGAGTCTCTAGCTTTTAACATAGTGGACAATTCCGAAGACCCAACTAAAGCTACAGCGATACTATTTAAATTCCCTGGGGTTCCAGTCATAGATAAAGGCACGATAGAACGAATTATTGCCGTTTCCACGAGAAGATGTTAAGTGACATAATGCAAGCAGTTTTCTTGTCCCCAGACAACTCAAATCACCATACGCGAGGATCATTCAGACCGTTTCGAGTGTTCTACCCACATTGGTTAAAGGTGGATGGTTGCCTATTTTCTAAAATATTGTCTGCAGCATGAACTTGTTAAAATGGAATTCACTGGATCCACCTGATAAGGATTTCAAGAAAACATCTTCATTGAGAAAGTGACACCCGAATAAGGAAAGGAATAATTTTCTTTAAGAGATCTCAGGTAGTTCAAGAAAATGTTTTGCAAGTTCATCAGGTTTTGTGACCATGGGATAATGCCCGGTTTCCATTTTGCGGTAAGGACCCACTAGCTTGCCCCATTTTCCCTGAATTATTTCATCTACGGGATCACCACTCATCGTGCAGAAAATGTATGCAGTATTGATAAGCTGGGGCGATCGGGTGAGAATAATTGGATCAGTCGCAAGCCTGATTGGCCAAGGAGTACATTTATCTAGCATCCATTTTTTGTTCTTGCCATTGACATCCTTTGCGATATTCTCAAGAACGATTTTTGAGAATGGGATCGCAAATGATCCTTCATCAAGTTGACCAAATTCCTTTGTCGGATCATAAATCCCCTGCGGCTCTTTGGTGTCCTCTGGTCTGAATGAGTCAAGATATATGACTGTTCTGATCTTTCCGGGCATCTTATCAGCAACAACAGCTGCAACCTTTCCAGCAAAGCTGTGCCCGACCAACACTATGTTTTCCAGATCATTGAATCTTATTACATTAATGACGTCTTCTACTGCTGTATTCATGCCTATATCAGGTGATGCAAGGTGAATTCGTTCACCCATACCTGTAAGCGTTATAGGGAATACATTGTGCCCGCTTTCCAGCAATATACGATCAACTTTATTCCAGGCCCAACCTCCAAGCCAAGCTCCAGGTATGAGAACATAATTATACATGTGAAGAAGAAGGATAATAAAGGTTTAAAGTTTCCTAAAAATGACGCAGTCTAAGAAAGATCAGGGAGAAATTTTCAATGTATTACACACGCAGGTTTGTGTTAGATGAGAAGTAGAAACATATCTGTCTCTAATAAAATTTAGCTGAGGCTATCGGAACTAAAATCGAAAAATGAAGTTTTGCCAACATTATATACGGGCTTGCAAATAGAACGAATGTATTTGATTTAAAAGGTGTTCTAAAAGAGGAGGGGGGCCTCAAAGAAAAATAGACAATAGCTACATCGAAGATTGCCTATGTTTTCATTATCTCCAACAAGAGCCTCTTTCTTCCGCCGAAATTATCAATGAAGACCCGGTAATCATTTATTTCCGAGATCTTCATCAAATTTTTCAGGCTCCCTCTTGTATGATTATAGCTTGGCATTGCCTCATGTCCGTCTATGAAGTTTTCTTCAATCAACTGACTTGATCTGTGATTTCTCACTTCAATAAGTGCCAGACCACCTCTTTTAAGGACCCTGTAAATTTCATGGATAGTTCTAATCTGCTCCGATTCTGTCGTAATCTCGCTGAATGCGTTCCACATACTGATTACGTAATCAAAAGAATCTTCCTTGTATGGTAGATTCCTCATATCCCCAACCCTGAATCCAATGTGGAGATTTCTTTTCTTCGCCTCTTCTCTGGCTCTCTTGATAAATATAGCAGTTATATCTATACCATCTACCAGATATCCCATTTCAGCCAGAGGGAGGGTAAACCTACCGTATCCACATGCGAGATCCAATACTCTCTTTCCCTTATTCAACAATCGTGAAATATAGGCTAACTCACTCGCTGTCTGTTTTTCGTCTTTTCTTTGAGCTAACCATTCAACACCAAATTCTGTATAAAAGTCATGTGGAGTTTTTCGCATGGTTATCTAAGATATCGCTGTTACATAAAAATTTTGAAAATATGACTTAGATTTACGAGCTATATATAATGTTACGTATGATGTGCTATTTTTCTGGCTTTTATTTACTAGCTGAAGTGTAGGCATTGCCTTGACTTGCTAGACATATCTTATTTCAGAAGATTGTATGCGACGTGTTCTCAAAAGGCCACTAGAATAATAATTGATAAAAACACCTAAGAAAGCGTGTTACCAGAACATAACTGCCCAAAACGTTTTGATTCAAGCATCGTGCATTTCAGATAGGAAACTTATATCCTTGAATTGCATCATATATACATGGTTGCAAAAGACGAGCTGAAATCAAAAATAGAAAGTTCAAGAAAAGTTTCTCAAGACGGATCCATTGTTACATATGATCTTACGGATGGCGTTGATTTTTCAGATCCAAAGGCAATAGCTGAGGCGTTGTCTGAGGTATTTTTTGAGAACGACGCTTTAAAATGGTTCAAGGTTGATGGTGATCAGGTGGATTTTGAACCTACTTACAAGGTCAGAGTAGTTCTGGCAGAGGAACATCACAAACTGATTGAAAATACGGTAGATGATTTTCTCAAGGATCTGCAGAAGGAGGATGTTTCCAGAGATTTCTCGAAACAGATAAATGATGATGCGAACAGTGCCTCGCGGCTTCAGTCAGTTATGGCAGTTAGCGCCATAAAATCAACGTTTTTTCATCATTCCATAGAAAAGGTGTACGCGGACTCGATTAAAGACGATCTGTTTGTAGATCTCCTAGAAAAACTTGAAATCCGGTCTCTCAACAACGAGGATCTTATGGACTGGAAAAAACTTCCGCTCTGACATAATTTCGGAAACATGGAACGTAGACCCTACAATGTTGCACATGGTTTCAGCTGCGTTGTTTACCTAATCAAATGCTACTATCCTCGGCATCTGTTTTTCATTCGTATTGGAAAGAAAAATAACAAGAAAGAAGATGAACTTTTAAGGTCGGTTACTTCTTTAAAAATAAATTGTTTTAAAATGTGTTAAAAATTTTTAATTTCCCGCTATTTTCCTGTTGGTGGGGAAACATTTAATCGACTGTTCAACTGGGCGCTTGCCCTTTCCTGGTTACTCGTAAGTTCAAGACTCCTGCCCTTTGTTTCCTTTATGAACAGCAATGTCAACATAACGGCAATCAGTGAGAGTCCTGTTAACAACGAAAACACCATGGGTAACCCATACGCGGCCTCAATTGCAGGTAGAGCAAACGTAAAGATAGCTGCTCCTGTCTTTCCAGCACCGGCCGATATTCCATGGGCTGTGGTCCGTATCTGTGTCGGGAACAGTTCTGTTGGGAGTATGAATGTCGTCGAGTTAGGACCTATATTTGCAAACAGGAAAGATACACCATACAGTCCTATGAATAATGGTATGTCAGCCTTGAGCGGAGTGAAAGCGATTGCAAATGTGAGATAGAGACCGCCCATGACGAGAAATCCGATCCACTGAAGCAATTTTCGACCCACCTTATCGATAAAGGCAAACGCTATCCAGTACCCGGGAATTTCGAAAGCAGCGGCAAGTATGATATTTCCAATAGCCGTATTGGAGGCTAGAAGAACTGCGTTCTTAACACTTCCATAGCCCATGGCCGCGAAAACGATTGAGTTATTTATGGAAGTCCCGTAGAATGCCATATCAAATAGGAGCCAGCTTCCTGCGGTTCCGACGAGAAGCACTGCATATTTAGCAAGTAAGCCGCGAGAACTCTTCACAGACCCATAAGATTGCTGATCCACGACGATATTTGATCCAGTTACGTCGGATACGGCTGCAGCTGCAGCTTTTGTGTCACCCTTTGTCTGAAGGGAATACCTGGGAGTTTCCTTGAGCTTTCTTCTCAGGTATATGACTGATGCAGCTGGAATTGCTCCGAAGCCGAGCATTAGTCTCCAGGCATAGTTAGCAGGCATGACATGTATAGCTATTAGTCCGACAACTGCACCTAGCAAAAGTCCAAAGCCCTGCATTGCGAAGACTGTTTGGACCATCTTGCCTCTACTTTTTACGTTTGCATACTCACTCATTATCGTGGAACTTATCGGGTAGTCTCCACCGATTCCTATACCGAGAAACAGACGCGATATAATCAACATCCAAACGTTTACGGATAAAGCAGATATTATGGCAAATACTACTAGTATTAACATCTCGAGACCGTAGACATATCTTCTGCCTCTTATATCCCCTATTCTTCCGAAGGTAAGCGCACCTATTACTGCACCTATCAGGGCTGCTGCGCCAATCATCCCTGTTACCAACGAGTTCGTCACGTTGAATATAGATGCAGATACTATCAGTGGCAGAGCAGTAGAGATGGCGAATAAATCATACGCATCTGTAAAGAACCCCATACTTGATGTAAAAATCACTTTAAAGTGAAATTTATTGGTAGGGGCCTTATCTGCCTTGCCTAACAGATCTATATTGTTCTGGTTTTCTACCATAGTAAGGATTGATTGATCTCAGACCTAAAAACATTATGTAAATTAAATATATACGTATAAATACCAGTATATATGCTATATATAATATAGAGAATTTTAGAAATTTGCTACAATCAACGGGACAATCATCTCTTCCCTGAGAAGGCCACCATGCATACCAATCATGTTTTCATGACTCATCTTCGGATCCAGGAATGTAAGATTTGAATCTATTATGCCAATGTTTCTTTTTGGAACCATTATCAGATCTCCGAACCTGTCATTGACATTAATGTTTTCCTTTCTATCCCCAAAGTATCCCTCTTTTAGCATTTCAAGCGAGTCGAAGATCTCGTAGTTTGCACCGTACCTTTCAATCAGATGGTTCCTTGCCTCGTCCAGATAGCCACAGCGTATCCTCAAGAAGGCGGCTCTCGCGTCTCCGACAACAGGAGCCCTGAAAGTATTGTACAGCTCTCCGTCCTTCGAAATGTCAAACAGGTTGCTCGTTCCTACATTAACATGGCCATGATCAGCGGATATCAATAATGTGGTGTTTGTTGACATCAGAGACTGCTTTAACATATCTATATTGTAAAAAATCGATTCCAGTTCTAGGGCAGTTTCCTCTGTTCTTGAACCAACCTTGTGTGACATAGTATCCACTGAAGAAATGTATCCAATGTGTACCGATTTCCCTCTCGCCTCTTTCACGTCCCGTGCTATAGAAGTAAACATATGCGATGTCGAATAATATGATCGCACTGTGCTTTCTGCTGCGGTTATTTTGGACATCCCGCTATCCTTTATCATGTTTGGAAGGTAGATGAAACTCGGTGTTCCGCTGTCAGAAATCCTTTTAGCGAACGATTTTCGTCCTCTAAGTGATCCTGGCATCCACCCAGCACCGATTAAATCATTCTTGCGATTTCCGATCGGCGACATGGAGAGCATGTTGCATACCGTCCCTAGTTCACGAACGTATTGCGTGTATCCTATTATCTCATGTTCCACCGGCTGCATTCCCATATAAACGGTGAACAGCGCTGTCGCAGTGGTTGACGGAAAAACACTAGTTATCGGCAAATAAGTTGATTCACTGAGGATCGATCCAAGGTTCTTCATGGGATGTTTTTCCGTCGCATACATGAAGAGATCATGCCCGAATCCGTCCAGTATCAAAACGATAACATGATCGCTGCCTATAGCATCTATAGGAATTTTTCCGTAAAGACTGGCTTGCTCCGTTCCATTAATCATTCCCTCAACGATTTCAGGTATGTCGGCTATACAGCCTCTGCCAAATGCCGGCTTGATGAAGTTCTCATGTTTTTTGTCGGCATATCTCTCAATGATAGTATCAAAATATGTTGTATCTACATTGTAAGTACCCATTTCATCCATGTAATTCAACCTCTACTTAAATCAGTTCTCTTATAGTTTTTACTTCAAGAATATTTACAGTTCTTGGCACTGCCTCGTTTTTCCTATTGACCCATACGGCCTTTATTCCCGAATTAATTGCGCCCATCACATCGTGAGTCCATGAATCCCCGATCATTATGCTTCTTTCTCTCTTAATGTCAAATGTTGATATTGCGTGATCGAATAGTGGAGTGTTGGGTTTCATTTCTGTCTGTGTCTTTGGCGTCAGGATCATATCTATCAGTTTATCGATCCTGAGTTTTCGAATCGTCTTCAACTGTGTCTCCCGGTCGCCATTGGTTATTATGGCTGTCGGTTTTCCAGTGTCATAGCAGAACTCTAAGAGTTCGCGTGCTCCATCACACATTTTCATCTTGCTTTCAAAAGCGTGGACATATACAGTTTCGAGCTTCTCCATTTCGTTTTCTGAAGGCATGTATCCATGGAGCATAATCAGGCGCCTGAGGCGTATTTTCCTGTATTCCCTTGGTGTGATCATTCCTGAAAATACAAGGGGAAGGTTGTGCCTATCCAGGTTCCATAATTCTTCTTCCAGAACTG encodes:
- a CDS encoding alpha/beta hydrolase, translated to MYNYVLIPGAWLGGWAWNKVDRILLESGHNVFPITLTGMGERIHLASPDIGMNTAVEDVINVIRFNDLENIVLVGHSFAGKVAAVVADKMPGKIRTVIYLDSFRPEDTKEPQGIYDPTKEFGQLDEGSFAIPFSKIVLENIAKDVNGKNKKWMLDKCTPWPIRLATDPIILTRSPQLINTAYIFCTMSGDPVDEIIQGKWGKLVGPYRKMETGHYPMVTKPDELAKHFLELPEIS
- a CDS encoding class I SAM-dependent methyltransferase, with translation MRKTPHDFYTEFGVEWLAQRKDEKQTASELAYISRLLNKGKRVLDLACGYGRFTLPLAEMGYLVDGIDITAIFIKRAREEAKKRNLHIGFRVGDMRNLPYKEDSFDYVISMWNAFSEITTESEQIRTIHEIYRVLKRGGLALIEVRNHRSSQLIEENFIDGHEAMPSYNHTRGSLKNLMKISEINDYRVFIDNFGGRKRLLLEIMKT
- a CDS encoding MFS transporter, with translation MVENQNNIDLLGKADKAPTNKFHFKVIFTSSMGFFTDAYDLFAISTALPLIVSASIFNVTNSLVTGMIGAAALIGAVIGALTFGRIGDIRGRRYVYGLEMLILVVFAIISALSVNVWMLIISRLFLGIGIGGDYPISSTIMSEYANVKSRGKMVQTVFAMQGFGLLLGAVVGLIAIHVMPANYAWRLMLGFGAIPAASVIYLRRKLKETPRYSLQTKGDTKAAAAAVSDVTGSNIVVDQQSYGSVKSSRGLLAKYAVLLVGTAGSWLLFDMAFYGTSINNSIVFAAMGYGSVKNAVLLASNTAIGNIILAAAFEIPGYWIAFAFIDKVGRKLLQWIGFLVMGGLYLTFAIAFTPLKADIPLFIGLYGVSFLFANIGPNSTTFILPTELFPTQIRTTAHGISAGAGKTGAAIFTFALPAIEAAYGLPMVFSLLTGLSLIAVMLTLLFIKETKGRSLELTSNQERASAQLNSRLNVSPPTGK
- a CDS encoding alkaline phosphatase family protein, which gives rise to MDEMGTYNVDTTYFDTIIERYADKKHENFIKPAFGRGCIADIPEIVEGMINGTEQASLYGKIPIDAIGSDHVIVLILDGFGHDLFMYATEKHPMKNLGSILSESTYLPITSVFPSTTATALFTVYMGMQPVEHEIIGYTQYVRELGTVCNMLSMSPIGNRKNDLIGAGWMPGSLRGRKSFAKRISDSGTPSFIYLPNMIKDSGMSKITAAESTVRSYYSTSHMFTSIARDVKEARGKSVHIGYISSVDTMSHKVGSRTEETALELESIFYNIDMLKQSLMSTNTTLLISADHGHVNVGTSNLFDISKDGELYNTFRAPVVGDARAAFLRIRCGYLDEARNHLIERYGANYEIFDSLEMLKEGYFGDRKENINVNDRFGDLIMVPKRNIGIIDSNLTFLDPKMSHENMIGMHGGLLREEMIVPLIVANF
- a CDS encoding HAD-IA family hydrolase encodes the protein MNLKKNMKGGTRIQQYDAVLMDLDETLFEFRLSSRNGLEQLKKGVECLSGIETTVLEEELWNLDRHNLPLVFSGMITPREYRKIRLRRLIMLHGYMPSENEMEKLETVYVHAFESKMKMCDGARELLEFCYDTGKPTAIITNGDRETQLKTIRKLRIDKLIDMILTPKTQTEMKPNTPLFDHAISTFDIKRERSIMIGDSWTHDVMGAINSGIKAVWVNRKNEAVPRTVNILEVKTIRELI